Sequence from the Deltaproteobacteria bacterium genome:
AGGTTCCTGTTCGTCGCGGCGATGATCCGGACGTCGACCGGTATCTTCCGGTTCCCGCCTACGCGCCGGAACGTCCTGTTCTCGATGAGGCGGAGGATCTTCGCCTGGAGGCCGGGCTTCATGTCGCCGATCTCGTCCAGGAAGACCGTGCCGCCGTTCGCGATCTCGAAGAGGCCCTTCTTGGTCGCTTTCGCGTCGGTGAAGGCCCCCTTCTCATGCCCCATCAATTCCGATTCCAGCAGCTCTTCAGGAAGAGCCGTGCAGCCTATGGGAATGAACGGCCGGGCGGCCCTGCTGCTCTCGTAATGGATTGCCTGCGCCAGCAGGTCCTTGCCCGTCCCGCTCTCGCCCTGTATAAGGACGGTGGTCGCCTCGGAATTCGCCACCCTCCGGGCGATTTCCATCACCTCCATCAGCTTGCGGCTGGTCCCGACGATCCGATGGAAGCCGTACTTCTTCACCGCTTCCTTGCGATGATATTCGACTTCCTGGCGGAGCTCGTGCCGGTCCAGCGCGTTCTGCGCGATGACCCTCAACCGGTCGAGGTCGAACGGCTTGCTGACGTAGTCGTGCGCCCCGAGCTGCATCGCCTTGACTGCGGTCTTGAGGTCATCGGTAGCGGTGACCATCACCAC
This genomic interval carries:
- a CDS encoding sigma-54-dependent Fis family transcriptional regulator: MARSRIIVVDDERIIRWSIQQALAQDGHIVSTVETGEEALAQAADEMPDLVFLDITLPGIDGIEVLRRLKAMDPSATVVMVTATDDLKTAVKAMQLGAHDYVSKPFDLDRLRVIAQNALDRHELRQEVEYHRKEAVKKYGFHRIVGTSRKLMEVMEIARRVANSEATTVLIQGESGTGKDLLAQAIHYESSRAARPFIPIGCTALPEELLESELMGHEKGAFTDAKATKKGLFEIANGGTVFLDEIGDMKPGLQAKILRLIENRTFRRVGGNRKIPVDVRIIAATNRNL